A single genomic interval of Danio aesculapii chromosome 5, fDanAes4.1, whole genome shotgun sequence harbors:
- the zgc:101699 gene encoding cytosolic phospholipase A2 zeta, translated as MSTSRLRESEVRIAHSLNRNEEQFVVTRRKAVLQNLARLGIHCSQDKVPNIALLGSGGGQRAMVGLLGSLDQLDKAGLLDCVLYLSGVSGSTWCMASLYQEPDWSTKLQAVKERIVRRLSGPAVSWSDAYAKMKEYYSGKDYFSLTDVWAVLAVTTFVKEIDESTLSDQREQHKKDPFPILTVIDKQCKQCGDGDPWFEISPRETGYSLTGAFVNTPSFCSQFENGSKVKPQPEVDMLYLQALCGSALADGVEMAKFLWEKIKEFFRHLFPVMIERMKRDPNSPPLHKCSQVLMELADMNICVLNGKNPTVLDRSIRIKLNELSGGKRQFIFQVEKLTVPDKRVARKNMNQYTLDVCTYLQDLQFEWPVDIMMWMRICECMALWIWGRNYDFLHNMTDRAIPPALRTSDTRDYEDAGLLLNSPYLSVLRKERNTDLIISLDFSEGDPFMTVRGAAEMCRKQNIPFPQVNIPDQDIKKPKDFYVFKGQNTPTVIHMPLFNVVNCGDKLEDWRTEYTTFQGAYSAQKITDLMNVAGKNISNNRERLMQQIQAVIG; from the exons ATGAGTACATCCAGACTCCGGGAAAG TGAAGTGCGAATCGCACACTCTCTGAACAGGAATGAGGAGCAGTTTGTGGTTACAAGGAGAAAAGCTGTTCTGCAAAACCTGGCGAGACTGGGGATTCACTGCAGTCAG gATAAAGTGCCAAACATTGCATTACTGGGTTCTGGAGGAGGACAAAGAGCCATGGTGGGTTTGCTGGGATCCCTGGATCAGCTTGATAAAGCAGGTCTTCTGGACTGTGTCCTTTATCTGAGCGGAGTCTCTGGATCCAcctg GTGCATGGCCTCCTTATATCAGGAACCAGACTGGTCCACTAAACTACAGGCTGTCAAAGAGAGAATCGTCAGGAGACTCAGCGGTCCTGCAGTCAGCTGGTCAGATGCATATGCCAAAATGAAGGAATATTACAGCGGGAAAGACTACTTCAGCTTGACTGATGTCTGGGCAGTGCTGGCCGTCACAACATTTGTGAAAGAG ATTGACGAGAGCACACTCAGTGATCAGAGGGAGCAGCACAAGAAAGACCCGTTTCCCATCCTCACAGTGATCGACAAGCAATGCAAACAGTGTGGAGATGGAG ACCCCTGGTTCGAGATCAGTCCACGTGAAACAGGTTATTCCCTCACTGGAGCATTTGTGAACACTCCCAGCTTCTGCAGCCAGTTTGAGAACGGCAGTAAAGTCAAACCTCAGCCTGAAGTGGACATGCTGTACCTGCAAG CTCTGTGTGGCAGTGCATTAGCAGATGGAGTAGAGATGGCAAAATTCCTCTGGGAAAAAATCAAAG AGTTCTTTAGACATTTATTTCCTGTGATGATTGAGAGAATGAAGAGAG ATCCAAACTCCCCACCTTTACACAAGTGTTCTCAGGTGCTGATGGAGCTAGCGGACATGAATATCTGTGTTTTGAATGGTAAAAACCCTACTGTTTTGGATAGATCCATCAGAATAAAGCTGAATG AGCTCTCTGGAGGCAAACGTCAATTCATTTTTCAAGTGGAAAAACTGACTGTCCCTGATAAAAGAGTTGCAAGAAAGAATATGAATCAGTACACTTTGGATGTATGCACATACTTGCAGGATTTGCAATTTGAATGGCCTGTAG ATATTATGATGTGGATGCGCATTTGTGAATGCATGGCTCTGTGGATCTGGGGCAGGAATTATGACTTTCTCCACAACATGACAG ATAGAGCAATTCCCCCTGCTCTTAGGACAAGTGACACGAGAGACTATGAAGATGCCGGACTGTTGCTGAACTCACCCTACCTCTCAGTGctgagaaaagaaagaaacacagaCCTCATCATTTCTCTGGATTTCAGTGAAGGCGATCCTTTCATG ACAGTGAGAGGAGCTGCAGAGATGTGCAGGAAACAAAACATCCCTTTCCCTCAAGTCAACATTCCTGATCAAGACATCAAGAAACCAAAGGACTTCTATGTGTTCAAAGGCCAAAACACTCCAACCGTGATTCACATGCCTCTCTTTAATGTGGTCAACTGTGGAG ATAAACTTGAGGATTGGAGGACAGAATATACCACTTTTCAAGGAGCTTACAGCGCACAGAAGATCACTGATCTAATGAACGTCGCTGGAAAAAACATCTCGAACAACAGAGAAAGACTGATGCAGCAGATCCAAGCAGTCATTGGGTAA